A region of Salvia splendens isolate huo1 chromosome 17, SspV2, whole genome shotgun sequence DNA encodes the following proteins:
- the LOC121774145 gene encoding glucan endo-1,3-beta-glucosidase 8-like — translation MVRAMTKPSWAVTVIMAVAVAQLACVEGIGINWGNQASQNLHPRNIVQMLKDNNITKIKLFDSDAWVVKHFAGTGIEVMLGIPNLHLASLADRYSHAKAWVKTNLTRHIHQGGVDIKYVAVGNEPFLTAYNGSNLQTTFPALWNIQKAINEVGLGNKIKATIPQNADVYDSGTKGPSGGDFRADIRATMKQIVQFLRDNNAPFVVNIYPFLSLSLNPDFPIEFAFFSGGAQPVQDGSITYTNVLDANLDTLVSALKKAGCGNVPIIVGEIGWPTDGDKYASVDLAKKFYDGFFNKIATTKGTPLYKNSIEYYLFGLTDENLKSIAPGDFERHWGIFTYDGQPKFAVDFLGQNTNKMPVAAKNVKYLEKKWCVYVSKGETVNELSANMDYACTNGDCTALKYSSPCSKLSNSSKVSYAFNMFFQMMYQDVESCDFGGLAKIVTKNATVGNCLFPIALDIDWAWSVAADVRFTVLVVLLVLLLLLEL, via the exons ATGGTACGTGCAATGACAAAACCGTCGTGGGCAGTGACCGTGATCATGGCGGTGGCTGTGGCACAACTCGCCTGTGTGGAGGGCATTGGCATTAACTGGGGGAATCAGGCATCCCAAAACCTGCATCCTAGAAACATTGTCCAAATGTTAAAAGACAACAACATTACTAAGATTAAATTGTTTGATTCTGATGCATGGGTTGTCAAACATTTTGCCGGGACAGGAATTGAAGTCATGCTTGGTATTCCCAACCTACATTTAGCTTCTTTGGCCGATCGATACAGTCATGCTAAGGCATGGGTCAAGACCAACCTCACTAGGCATATCCACCAAGGTGGCGTCGATATCAA GTACGTGGCAGTTGGCAACGAGCCATTCTTGACAGCCTACAATGGGTCGAACCTGCAAACGACTTTTCCGGCGCTTTGGAACATCCAAAAGGCGATAAACGAAGTCGGCCTAGGCAACAAAATCAAGGCGACAATCCCACAAAACGCCGACGTTTACGACTCCGGCACCAAAGGCCCGTCGGGCGGCGACTTCCGCGCCGACATCCGAGCGACGATGAAGCAGATCGTGCAATTTCTACGAGACAACAACGCGCCTTTCGTCGTCAACATCTACCCTTTCCTCAGCCTATCCCTCAACCCCGACTTCCCCATCGAATTCGCCTTCTTCAGCGGCGGCGCGCAACCGGTCCAGGACGGATCCATCACATACACCAACGTGTTGGATGCGAACCTCGACACGCTCGTGTCGGCACTGAAGAAAGCCGGCTGTGGAAATGTTCCGATCATCGTCGGCGAGATCGGGTGGCCTACCGACGGCGACAAATACGCCTCCGTCGATCTCGCGAAGAAATTCTACGATGGTTTTTTCAACAAAATAGCAACGACGAAAGGAACACCTCTTTACAAAAACTCAATTGAATACTACCTTTTCGGGTTGACAGATGAGAACTTGAAGAGCATCGCGCCAGGTGATTTCGAGCGCCATTGGGGCATTTTCACCTACGACGGACAGCCTAAGTTTGCGGTGGATTTCTTAGGACAGAACACCAACAAGATGCCTGTGGCGGCGAAGAACGTCAAGTACTTGGAAAAGAAATGGTGCGTCTACGTCAGCAAGGGCGAGACCGTTAATGAGCTCTCGGCAAACATGGACTATGCTTGCACGAACGGCGACTGCACGGCGCTGAAATACTCGAGCCCTTGTAGTAAATTGAGTAACTCGTCGAAGGTATCGTACGCGTTTAACATGTTTTTTCAAATGATGTATCAAGATGTGGAGTCGTGTGATTTCGGGGGACTTGCGAAGATCGTGACGAAGAATGCTACGGTGGGAAATTGTCTATTCCCGATCGCGTTGGATATCGATTGGGCGTGGAGCGTCGCGGCGGATGTGAGGTTCACCGTTCTGGTGGTGTTGTTggtgttgttgttgttgctggAGTTATAA